Proteins from a genomic interval of Zingiber officinale cultivar Zhangliang chromosome 2A, Zo_v1.1, whole genome shotgun sequence:
- the LOC122039819 gene encoding cytochrome P450 78A11-like, whose protein sequence is MALSSASATDSSWWVVTLPAYLGADSLHSDAPVLLFALLIAFVTAGLLSSALSSGGPAWTHGRAHRGPVPIPGPRGLPVLGSLLALAGPLPHRTLAALARSISRAKSLMAFSIGSTPAVVSSNPAIAREILSHSSFADRPIKRSARELMFSRAIGFAPSGTYWRLLRRIASSHLFAPRRIAAHEPGRQSDCDAMLSAIASEQRRSGFVALRSHLQNAALNNIMGGVFGQRYDVSRPGGDPEAEGLKAIVRECFDILGAFNFSDHLPWLPSFFDPNSIKSRCATLVPRVRELVHSIISEHRRRGPILNRDSADFVDVLLSLDGDEKLDDDDMIAVLWEMIFRGTDTTALLTEWAMAELVLHPETQAKLRREIDAVVGRGGRTPTDADVARMPFLQAVLKETLRVHPPGPLLSWARLSTDDVQLSNGMVVPAGTTAMVNMWAITHDPAVWDKPESFRPERFVEAEGGVDVDVRGGDLRLAPFGAGRRVCPGMNLGLSTVALWVARLVQAFEWGPAAGAPVDLEEVLKLSMEMKTPLQAVAYPRGADDLAGEA, encoded by the exons ATGGCTCTCAGCTCTGCTTCTGCAACTGACTCCAGCTGGTGGGTCGTCACACTCCCCGCCTACCTCGGCGCTGACTCGCTCCACTCCGACGCTCCCGTCCTCCTCTTCGCCCTCCTCATTGCGTTTGTCACCGCCGGCCTCCTCTCCTCGGCCCTGTCGTCGGGCGGCCCTGCCTGGACGCACGGCCGCGCCCACCGAGGTCCCGTCCCCATACCGGGACCCCGAGGCCTCCCCGTCCTGGGTTCTCTCCTCGCGCTCGCCGGACCCCTCCCCCACCGCACCCTCGCCGCCCTCGCGCGGTCCATCAGTCGGGCCAAGTCCCTCATGGCTTTCTCCATCGGCTCCACTCCCGCCGTAGTCTCCTCGAACCCCGCCATCGCCCGCGAGATTCTCTCCCACTCCTCCTTCGCCGACCGACCCATCAAGCGCTCCGCCCGCGAGCTCATGTTCTCCCGCGCCATCGGCTTCGCCCCCAGCGGCACCTACTGGCGCCTACTCCGCCGCATCGCCTCCTCCCACCTCTTCGCCCCCCGCCGCATCGCCGCCCACGAGCCCGGCCGCCAGTCCGACTGTGACGCCATGCTCTCCGCCATAGCCTCTGAACAGCGTCGCTCGGGCTTCGTCGCCCTCCGCTCCCACCTCCAGAACGCGGCGCTCAACAACATCATGGGCGGCGTCTTCGGCCAGCGCTACGACGTATCTCGCCCAGGCGGCGATCCGGAGGCGGAGGGGCTCAAGGCCATAGTGAGGGAGTGCTTCGACATCCTCGGGGCCTTCAACTTTTCCGACCACCTCCCATGGCTGCCAAGCTTTTTCGACCCCAACAGCATCAAGAGCCGCTGCGCCACCCTCGTGCCTCGCGTCCGCGAGCTGGTGCACAGCATCATCTCCGAGCACCGCCGCCGCGGGCCCATCCTCAACCGGGATAGCGCCGACTTCGTTGACGTCCTCCTGTCCCTCGACGGGGACGAGAAGCTCGATGACGACGACATGATCGCCGTGCTTTGG GAAATGATCTTCCGCGGAACGGACACGACCGCGCTGCTAACGGAATGGGCCATGGCCGAACTGGTGCTGCACCCTGAGACGCAGGCCAAGCTCCGCCGAGAGATCGACGCCGTCGTGGGGCGCGGCGGCCGCACCCCGACCGACGCCGACGTGGCGCGGATGCCTTTCCTGCAGGCCGTGCTCAAGGAGACTCTCCGCGTCCACCCGCCCGGCCCGCTCCTCTCCTGGGCCCGCCTCTCCACCGACGACGTCCAACTAAGCAACGGAATGGTCGTCCCCGCGGGGACCACCGCCATGGTGAACATGTGGGCCATCACCCATGATCCGGCGGTCTGGGATAAGCCCGAGTCGTTCCGGCCCGAGCGATTCGTAGAGGCGGAGGGCGGCGTCGACGTGGACGTGCGCGGCGGCGACCTGCGCCTCGCGCCTTTCGGCGCCGGCCGCCGCGTCTGCCCCGGGATGAACCTGGGCCTCTCGACCGTCGCTCTGTGGGTGGCGCGGCTGGTGCAGGCGTTCGAGTGGGGCCCGGCTGCAGGTGCTCCCGTCGACCTGGAGGAGGTGCTGAAGCTGTCCATGGAGATGAAGACCCCTCTGCAAGCGGTCGCCTACCCCCGTGGCGCCGACGACCTCGCCGGGGAGGCCTAA